The genomic stretch AGATTCCACCCATCTCATGATGATGCCGACACTATTGCCGGCGACACCGATGACGGCGGTCCATGTTGCCAATTTGGCCGGCAGTTCCTTCTTGAATACCCAGGCGGCGACATATAAAAACGCCGCCAGCCCGTAGACGAACGTGACGATCGACAACACGATTGAACTGTCCATTATCTATCCTCGGTGTAAGCTGAAAGTGTAATTGTACAGCCACAAAGGCACAAAGACACTAAGATGATAATATTGTAAAAGTTATTTGTCATTGGTCACTGATCATTGGTCATTGGTCATTTGTCACTGGTCATTTGTCATTTATCCGCTCTTCAGGCACAAATAACTGCCGACCCCTTTTTGTGCCTTTGTGTCTTAGTGGCTGAACAGTTTCCACAATTTTAATTAAAGAACTAACCTGCTGAGAAGGCACGAACCAGGCTACACGCTTTTCAGTTTTTCCGATATTTTTTTTACTCTGTTTTGCATGCCCACCTTGTTCTTATTGGCCGTACCTGCAATCATGACCTTGCTTTTTTTTCCACTTTGGGCAACCTCGATACAAAGCCGCTGGTGTGACATGAAAAAAGTAATATAACATCCTAAAATTATTAATATAAAACCGGAATAGACCACCCAGACACCGGGGTCCCTGGTTACTTGGAGGCCGGTGTAATAACTCGGGTTGTAATTTGATACCGAAACAATGAAATCGCCTTTTCTCATCCTGTCAAACTCCGGAAAACGCAAGGGCAGAATGATATCAACGGGATCTTGATGCTTCGGCGTCACATTGGCGATAAAAATTTCACCCAGGTTATTTCCCCTAAAGCTGAAGGAGGGCCGGTAGCCCTTGAGCATAAACGTGCCCTTATCTTCCGGAAGGTCAAACGGCTCTCCGATTAAAGCCTTTTGATCATACTCCCTGCCGGTTGCCCGGCTTGTGAATTTCAGCGTAATTTCCTTTGGTGAAAGCGACCCGTAACTGGACTGAAAAAAATTGATTCCCTTATAACGCAGCGGATCATTT from Candidatus Desulfatibia profunda encodes the following:
- a CDS encoding cytochrome c biogenesis protein ResB, which translates into the protein NRSQALDFEVRCDDFNVSFYDSGMPSEYRSSLTVLEQGKPVLHKDIIVNDPLRYKGINFFQSSYGSLSPKEITLKFTSRATGREYDQKALIGEPFDLPEDKGTFMLKGYRPSFSFRGNNLGEIFIANVTPKHQDPVDIILPLRFPEFDRMRKGDFIVSVSNYNPSYYTGLQVTRDPGVWVVYSGFILIILGCYITFFMSHQRLCIEVAQSGKKSKVMIAGTANKNKVGMQNRVKKISEKLKSV